CCAACTCTGTGTAGTGGAGAGATCTCATGCAAACCTAATTGTTCTGAGGCTTCACTTTGCAATCCATAACATGGGGATAACAAGCTTCTTCTGAGTAAACTTATTCAGAGAATTGAGTAAGACATCTTGAAAGGGCCACGTTGTCCATGAACCATAATCATTGCTTGATAAATGTTcgctcctttctttccctttccagtAATGAATATTGCACATTAGATTGGCTACCTCGTAAGATAATAAATTACACATCATGGgactataagaaaaaaactggaaaaatacctGTGGGGATATTATGTTAAAAATACCAGCATTAATGTGATGTCGGCCCAGGTGGTCTTAAATGtcctttcacattttaacattctAGAACCCCAGGATCGGGAAGCAGAATTTCCCAAAGTTTAACAGATCCCTAGTCTGGTGAGATGTtctaccaaaaccaaaaccaaaaccaaaaatttttCTATGATAAAGTCTGACCTAGAACTGCTTCCTGTCGTGGGCTCACAGATTCACAATGCACATTAGATAGTAAAAACACTGAGAAGCCCCACAGCAAAGGAAAGTCAGTCTTTATCTAAACATATTTGATGCAAGAATCCTTCCTGCTCTCTTCCCCGCCATACCTATATATATCTATTTGAAGACTACACATAAAGAAAGTCTAGTATTATATCAGGTATAAGGTATCTTTCGCTTCCATTTAAATGATTCCTTAGGACAAGAATAAATGTCACTACTCAAGTTCAGGTTTCTACCATCTAAAAGTTGGGCTTGAagacctgaggccaggcatgctTAATTACCTTGGGCAGGTGGTACCCAGCAAAAGTACTGTCAACTGTGACTTCCCTGGGAACATTCAGGGGGACGATGTTGCCCATTCTCTGCACCTCATGGATGACAGCATTGGTGTAGGGCATGGACTCCCGGACAGCGGTGCTCGGCTGCTGCCCCTGGCCGATCACTCTGTCAATCTCAGCTTGTACTTTTTCTGGTAAAGAAAGGAGGGttccattattttttcaacatttctactttattttaaagAGGTATGAGTGGTCTCCAAAATCTCATCTGTTGTATTTCAATTAGTGACCAGGTTGCAAGAAATAAAATGGTTCTTATCCTTTTGAAAGGCTCATTCAGAAAACTACAAACTCTGTAAATCTTTTTGAGCCTCGTTATGCTATGTGGTGGAATAATCATGATTAACATGACTAAACTCCATCAGAGCCCAGCAGACTTGGTGTCTGGTGAAGACCCACTTTCTGGCATATAAACGGcactttctcactgtgtccttacaTAGTAGAAAGAGTGAGGCAGCTCTCTGGAGTCTCTTTGATAACAGTACGACTCCCATTCCTGAAgtctaatcacctcccagaggtCCCAGCTCCTGTATCATCATACTGGTAACGAGgtttcaacatgtaaatttggGCTGGGGTGGGCCAAGTATTCAACACATAGCAGATCTACAGGCTCTAAGTTCTCAAGTAGACATGTAAGAGTGGAGAGTGGGCCCTGAGGTGAGACCAATCGGGTTGCAAACACTTGCTCCACAATATGGATGCTGCAAGTTACTTACACtctttaaacctcagtttccttatttgatCAGTGAGGATAAACCTACCTTCATGTTTTGAGATTTATATGAACTGGTGTTTTGAGATTTGTGTGAACAGATAGGACTGCTACCAGTTTCTTTCACTGGTTGAGTGCCCACCTAACCAATGATAGAAAATGATAGAAACTGGTAGCAATCCTATCTCTTTTCTCTATGTCTAGAGTAATTGAGATTTTAGCTGGTGATCTGATTGTCcgttaaagaatatattttgcaGGCCCTATTGTAACTAAGTTGACCATATTACTAAATTCTGGCTAATAGAATGTAAGCAGAAGTGAtgtttaatccttaaaacaagctcttttttattgcattttaggttttggggtacatgtgaagaacatgccagATTGTAGCATAGGTACAcattccccttcacctatatctggtatttctccccatgctatctctctccaactccccaccccctgctgtccttcctttatttctccccaacaaccccagtgtgtgatgctcccctctctgtgtccatgtgttcttgttgttcaacacccacctatgagtgagaaaatgtggtgtttgactttctgttcttgtgtcagtttgctgagaatgatggtttccaggttcatccatgtccctacaaaggacacgaactcatcgtttttgatggctgcataatattccaaggtgtatatgtgccaagttttccctgtccagtctatcatcgatgggcatttggtttagttccaggtctttgctattgtaaacagtgctgcagtcaACATTCGtggcatgtgtccttatagtagaacaatttataatactttgaatatatactcagtaatgggattgctggttcaaatggaatttctatttctaggtcctttaggaatcgccacactgtctatcacaatggttgaactaatttatagtcccaccaacagtgtaaaagtgttcctatttctccacatcctcttcagcatctgttgtctccagattttttaatgattgccattctaagtggcatgagatggtatctcaatgtggttttgatttgcatttctctaatgaccagtaaggatgagcatttttcatatgtttgttggcctcaggtatgtctccttttgtaaaatgtctgttcatattcttctccaacttttgaatgggcttgtttgtttttttcttgtaaatctgttttagttctttgtagattccggatatcagccctttgtcagatgggtagactgcaaaatttttttctcattctgttggttgctgattcatactaatgactgtttcttttggtgtgcagaagctgtggagtttgattaggtcccatttgtctattttggcttttgttgtcaatgcttttggtgttttggtcatgaagtccttgcctacgcctatgtcctgaatggttttgcctagattttcttttagggtttttatggtgttaggtcttatgtttaagtctttaatccatctggagttaactttagtgtaaggtgttaggaaggggtccagtttctgctttctgcacatggctagccagttttcccagtatcatttattaaacagggactcctttccccattgagaACAAGCTCTTAAAGGAAGGATATGTGCTTCCTCCCAGTTTTCCCTTTCTACTGGTGGAAAGCCTTTTGGTGAGCCATCTGACAGAGTGCTAACAAGGGCATCATTCATTCTAGTCACAACAGAGCAACAAGTTGGAAGGAGTTTGAAACCCGAATGGCTTTGCAAAGTCTAGTTTGGATGTTTTCTTacctgaaagagaaataaactatcatttttgaaaaacattttaattgggGGCAAAATAcccataacataaaatttactatcttagaattttaaaatgaacagttcagtagtattaaatatattcatgttaTTATGCAATCACTCTACAGaaatttttcatcttgcaaaactgaagtCGACTGACTTTATTGATTTCCCTCTTGCCTCTGAGTTTCTTGAGGACAGGGACTCTCTCTTTCATTTGTATTACCTGAGCCCATCACAGTTCAGCCTCTAtatcccctccctcagcctctggccACCACCATTCTACTTCATTTCTCTATGAATTTCACTACTCTAGATAACTCATGTAAGTTGGGGGATATAGTGCTTGTGTGTTTGTTGCCAGCCTTTTTAACTGAGCATGACCCTGGATGCAATATacctaaatatacacatataaagcaTGCATTTGTGCAGATgtagatgaaaaaaatcaaattctgtgAACAAACTTACCTTAGTACATGGGAAGCACTctgatcttttctattttaagaaaacaatgctGGTCTTGGTCTACTAAATTGATTTTATGCCTTATTAATAAATGATTACCCACAATGTTAAGAGTTCCAATGCCCCATGTGTTCAAACTTTTCTGGAAgctggaggaagaaaaatgattaGAACATCATTCTTGAGTGGGCTATAGTCTGTGAGGAAGCTATATGAATAATATAGAATAAGCCCAGTAATAAAGGCACATTACATCATCTCTGGAGGGAGATAATGCTAATAATTTCCTAGGGGAACACAGAAGCATTTTAGGGAGGTAGTACTTAGCAGATTCTTCAAGAAGATCTAGAAGTTTCTTATGTAGGAAAATTGGGCAAGTAGAGGGAAAAGCACATATCATGACAGAGAGGTATAAATACAGACTGCAAAGAAAATGACATGTCATTTATTGAGGCCACTCTGGAGGGTAGGTGGGGCCAAGGCTGGACAGGCAGAAGGAGCATGTAATATACACCAGACTAAGGTGTTTGAACATTATCCAGAAGGAAATGTGATGGCATCATTTAAAGGAAGGGAAGGGCACAACTAGATTTTTACATCAGACAGTAACTGTTTCCTGGAACTAGCATAATGTCGACTGACTTCATTGATTTCTCTCTTGCCTCTGAGCTTGTTGAGGACAGTGACTCTCCCTTACATTTCTATTACCTGGCTCATCACTGTTGAGACAGAAAATGTGAATAACGTGCAGTTTCTGAGTCCTCATCACCTCATGATTGTTGTCTTTTCGTCCTACAGTGCTACCTTCTGGCCCCGACTTCAGGCAGCACGCCCCAGGAGGCACTATTCTGTCCTGGTCCAGGCTCACTCACTGACATGCTCACCTTGAATTTCTGGGTAGAGGGCCATGTAAAGCAGAGCCCATCTCAGTGTAGTGGAAGTTGTTTCGGTTCCAGCAAAGAAGAGGTCCAGGGCGCTACAGATGAGGTTTTCTTCATGGAAACTTGAAGTAGGATTGTCTGTGTGCTAGAAAGGACAATGTTTCATGTTATTTATCGCCCCGATACACAGGCACTTCATCCTAGGAGGAAATTTGGACGAAAACGTCCCCAAAAGAAACAGTTTTCTCTTTGGTCTTTTCAGAAGGCAGACTCTTATTACAGCAATATCATTAGCACTGTTCTGCTCCAAGTGCTGGACACCTTTGGATACATGAAAATCAAGACAAGTATTTTCTTATGTCTGTAATCTGAGGGAAGCTTTTAGTACAGTGCAACGAGAATAGGATGTGAATAAGACAGATTTGGCTTCCAATATTAACCACTTCAATTAGTAGCTGTATGACctagggcaagttacttaacctctctgttcttCGTTTCCTCTTTTATAAACTGGAAATAGCAATGCACACCCCTTAAGAGGGCATTATGAATTATATGAGTACAAGGGCACATAGCAAGTACTCAACAAACGTTTGTACTGATAACCGAAAGGACAAATGAAATTCCTCTTAAGAACAACAATTCTCGTATCTCCTCATTCATCTTTTCTCTTCCAATTTGAAGCTCACTGATTCTACCAACCATACCTCATGATACTCTGTCATCTTTACCACTATCCTTTGGAAGCTTCAATTTGTCCAACGTTTCTCTTGATGTAAATGGGCCCTTCCTTACCTGCACAACATATAGAGAGTCTCCTCCTCTCGGGAGAAAACAATACTTCTATAAATGTCATGCCAATAAGGTAAAATTAGAGGGAAGGAAATCCACCATTCTTTCCACTCCAGAATGAAGTCTCAATACCTGATGTGTAAAGATTATAGTATTGATGCAGTAATATTTGTTAACCAGAGGGATAACTGTGTTAAAGGCCATGCGTCCAATGTGGGTTCCTCCTCATTTCTGGCCGATAATGTTGGAAGGTGAATGGTACAAGACAGAAGGGAAGGCAAAAGCCAAACTCAGGCCTTAATAAAGTTGGTCTTTAAACTCTGGGATCCAACTCAGCTTTACTTGTGAGCTCTATGGGCTTGAGATGGGGTAGGTAATTGGGTCCAGGCCCAACCAATGATAAAACAGGGCTTTGAAGATTAACTGCTATGTTCTCCCTTTGTATATAGCTCCAGATAACAGTAGAGAGTAGGGGATGGGGATGAAAAGGCAGTATTTGGGCATTCACACGTCTTCAAGCCAAATGCCATTAACCCTCGTCTTTATCTTTAAGTGCATTACCAATCCTTGAGTTAATgctatattttctgaaatattgcCCCTATATTTAGTCCTGTAGCAGGCTGAATAATCACCCACAAAGATATCCGTCCACATCCCAATGTCTGGAACCTAGGGATGTTACTTTATAGGGAAACAGAAAGTTGGCAGATGtggttaaggattttgagatgtgCAGATTATCCTGGATCATCCCAGTGGGCCCAGTATTATCATAATAGTCTTTATTAGAGAGAAATCAGAGGgtcaaagacagaaacaaaggaTGGAAGCAGAaaccagagagaagagagatgcTGTGCTTCTGACTTTGGAGATGAAGGAGGGGGCCACAGCTAAGGGATACAGGCAGCTCTAAGAAGCTGAAAAAGTCATAGAGACAGATACTCCTCCAGGGTATCCACCAGGAGCCAGCCTAGTCAAAACCTTACATTTAACCTAGTGAAGCTCATTTCATGCTTCTGacatccagaactgtaagagaaggAATCTGTGCTATTTTAGGCACCAAGTTTGtgatcatttgttacagcagcagttGGAAACTAATATATTCCTATTTGTGCTTTAAGAACAAAATGCAAAATGACTTTGGTTTTCCCACCTTTGACATTTCTTTGAGGTAAGCATCAATAAAGTCTCTTGTTTCTGCAGGATTCCAATCCCTCCTGTGTTTTTCAATCATATGAGAAACAAACAATTTCAGTTTTTCCCAGTGACTGAAGAGAGTTTGGTGGGGTCCAGGCAGGAGTTTCATTAGCCATGGAAAGATACAGTAGAGCTAATTGACAAAAACAGAACAATCATGCAGACAACATGGTgccatcttttcactttttagaCAACAGATACCATcttctctttccatctttttatttgctAACACTTAACCCTTGGTTATCCTTgatccctcttttctctctcaccCCTCTAGCAAAACAGTTCAGCTCTCTGTCAAAAATATATCCAGTCTCAGACCACTCTCACCACCCAAGAacatgccaagaaaaaaaatacttatgagACATCTGGGGACATCCAAGCACTGCATGAGTGTTTGAAGGCATTAAATAATTATTGTTCATGTTTTTTCAGGTGCAGCggtattatatttttgttaaaagatctttttagaaatatatgcTGAAATATTTATGGATCAAATAATTGAGGTCTGTAATGTGCTCCAAAATAATTCAGGGACAGTGGGAATGTCGTAGTAGGGCATAGATGCAGATATAATGAGAATGGCCACGTGTCGATAATTGTTAGAGCTCATTGATGAGTACACAGTGATTCGTGATTGTATTCTCTCTTTTATATACATtagtaatttcaaaaataaagtcctttttttaaaccaaaaaaaatttttcaaccaaaaaaattttttttaattttgtagtggTATACTGCATAATTCAAGGACATTCTTTTTGCTGAGAACaccaagaaaagatgaaaaagatacaTGTGTACCCatataagcacacacacatacaaaccaaGGTAGTGAGGTAGTTTCCAGGATAAGGCTTAGGGGAAGAAGAAAGCCCAGGGGATTAACTCAATACTTGGGGTAAATTTTTCCTCCACACTCCTGTTCCCAGAAATGTCTTCCAAATTCAGCAAAGTATCTGAGAGACCAAGAAGCTGAGAAGAGTTTTAGACAAAGACTCAAAGGTTTAGAGTGAGAAAAATTGGGGTGTACGGCCCACCAAGGAAGGAGTGAGGACATTCTTTTTACGGAGAACaccaagaaaagatgaaaaacatacaTGTGTACCCATAATCACACATACATAAAAACCAAGGTACACTCTATGGAATTAGAAGGGCTACACTATATGGAATTAGAAGATGGATGATATTAAGTGCTGGTAGGCATGCAAACAATGTAACGAGCTTggaaattttcaaatatcttttatatccagatacatatataaaagaaatgaatggatGTAACCCAAGAACAtttgcacaagaatgttcatggcagctttattcatagtatccaaaacttggaaacaacttAAAATGTTCATCAGTACAGAATAGATTAACAAACAGTGGcacattcatacaatgaaatactaatcTGCATTAAAAAAGAGCAACCaacacagatgaatctcaaaGCAACTTGCTGAGGAAGAAACTGGATACAGAAGAGAACCTCTGAGGGAAGACGGAACTGGATGCGGAAGGACACAGGGGAGAGAGACTCAAAGGCTATGGcaatattgttgttgttttttaaaagaacaacataGGTGGATAGGTGTATGTCATATAACATGTGGTACTTTACATGCCTGTTAGAAATGGtttttgcatataaatatttgatatGACTTAAAAAACTAACATTAATCAATTGATTTTAAATAAGTTTGTGTTGAATTCAATTGTGAAAGATTATATTTTAGTTTcataaacccacaaaaaactaCAAGGAAAAACCCGTCTGTGTCTGACATTGGCCCCAATTTGCTTAACTAAGACATGGAAAGAAAGCTGCCTTACCTGGCACGTCTTTGAAGCTTCCAAACGTATGACTTCATCCAGCAATTTCAGCAGCTCCTGAAACTGACCATCCTGGTACTCAAAGCGTTTCCCAAAAGTGATGGAGCAAATGATATTGGAAACTGCATTGTTGATCTTGAAGTGAGGGTCAAAAGGCTGtcctggaggtggaggaaggACAGAGATGGATCCTTCTAATGGGTTTGTCTCTGCTTCCTTTTGAGAGTCTACTCTATATTGCATAAGACATACTTAGCGCAGAACCATATATGAGGCTCTGGCCACATGAACTTATACTGCGTCTGACATTCAACAAGTGTTCAGTCAATTCCAGGAAAGTCAAACTGTGGACCAGGGCTTAAATTCAGCAATGTGTTTAGTgcccatctttgtgtatttacttCTAAAATTCCTTGAGGACAGAGTAGTGGTTAAGTTGCTCACTGTTCTATCTTCATTCCTAGCACAGTGTTGGGCATAGAACAAGCACTTACTCACTTAGTAAGTGTCTGTACAATGAACAAACGAGCCAGTCTCTCATATCTGTCATAAGCAATGCTCACCGTTCTCCTCTTTTATTGCTTCAGTGAGGTGGTGGGCCTCCTCCTGTATGCGTTCTTCTAAGCTCTTCTTTCCTAAACCAAAGTTCCTTAGTGTTGTCAGAGTGAACCTTCTTTGCTCCTTCCATACCTGGCCATTTGACATAATCAATCCTCGGAAAAAGAAAGTTAACATTATGGTATTCTGATTTCATAATGTGAATATTCAGCAAATGAATGATATGGGGACGTGTATCAGGTGAAGGACAGAAGAAGACCATTAAGGCACTTGaaaactgcaaagagaaatagTACCAGAGCAATGAATATAAcggctaacatttattgattccTCTCAGGCACTTTAACATGTATTTCGTTGTGTGTT
Above is a window of Saimiri boliviensis isolate mSaiBol1 chromosome 11, mSaiBol1.pri, whole genome shotgun sequence DNA encoding:
- the CYP2J2 gene encoding cytochrome P450 2J2 — its product is MGSLTAALWAVLSPRTLLLGTVAFLLFADFLKRRRPKNYPPGPWGLPFFGNFFHLDFEKSHLDIQPFVKKYGNLFSLELGSFSAVLITGLPLIKEALIHMDQNFGNRPVTPIRERIFKNNGLIMSNGQVWKEQRRFTLTTLRNFGLGKKSLEERIQEEAHHLTEAIKEENGQPFDPHFKINNAVSNIICSITFGKRFEYQDGQFQELLKLLDEVIRLEASKTCQLYCIFPWLMKLLPGPHQTLFSHWEKLKLFVSHMIEKHRRDWNPAETRDFIDAYLKEMSKHTDNPTSSFHEENLICSALDLFFAGTETTSTTLRWALLYMALYPEIQEKVQAEIDRVIGQGQQPSTAVRESMPYTNAVIHEVQRMGNIVPLNVPREVTVDSTFAGYHLPKGTMILTNLTALHRDPTEWATPDTFNPEHFLENGQFKKREAFIPFSIGKRACLGEQLARSELFIFFTSLVQKFTFRPPDNEKLSLKFRMGITISPVSHRLCAVPRV